In Pseudodesulfovibrio sp. S3, one DNA window encodes the following:
- the nifJ gene encoding pyruvate:ferredoxin (flavodoxin) oxidoreductase gives MSKKIMKTMDGNTAAAHVAYAMSETAAIYPITPSTPMGEIADEWAAQGRKNIFGQKVQIRQMQSEAGAAGAVHGSLAGGALTTTFTASQGLLLMIPNMYKISGELLPGVFHVSARAIAAHALSIFGDHQDVMATRQTGFSMLFSNSVQEVMDLSLVAHIAAMESSVPFMSIFDGFRTSHEIQKIAVIDYEDMKPLLNMDKLAAFRARAMNPEHPDIRGTAQNPDIYFQGRETTNTYYEAIPDMVTEAMKRVGKITGRRYKLFDYVGHPKADRIIIAMGSGCECIEETVNHLNATGKKVGLVKVRLFRPFSIKHMLAAIPKTVKKIAVLDRTKEPGALGDPLYMDVCAAYAGKPNAPKIVGGRYGLGSKDFTPAQAKAVFESLTKPKHGFTVGILDDVTNTSLFDCDCVDTAPEGTVQCKFWGLGSDGTVGANKQAIKIIGDNTKLYAQGYFAYDSKKSGGITISHLRFGKKPIQSTYLVQNADYVACHNPSYVNLYDVLEGIKDGGTFVLNCPWTAEEMDSKLPAAMRRTIAAKNLKFYAVDAVKIAGEVGLGGRINMVMQTAFFKLADVIPFKQAVTLLKGGIKAAYGKKGDKIVNMNNAAVDNAVDAIVEIPVPAAWKKLKDDKVAARREPAYVKDVMRPVLAQKGDSLPVSAFSHDGTMPAATSKYEKRGVAILVPEWIKENCIQCNQCAFVCPHSALRSVLTTDAEMKKAPKSYETLDAVGKDVKGMQFRLQVNTLDCLGCGNCADVCPAKEKALVMKPIATQTAVQTKNFDFSDTISYKDAFGRDTVKGSQFRKSLMEFSGACAGCGETPYVKVITQLFGERMIIANATGCSSIWGASAPTSPYCVNEDGFGPAWGNSLFEDAAEFGFGIEMATDQRRTHLTELVLEAAKTETGALKTKLNKWAKVKNDPEESKLAGDALKKALTGTRKKLLKEILSMADLFTKQSIWVFGGDGWAYDIGYGGLDHVLASGKDINVLVMDTEVYSNTGGQSSKATPLGSIAKFAAAGKTTGKKDLGRMAMTYGYVYVASVAMGSNKQQFLKAIKEAEAYPGPSLIIAYAPCINQGIKKGMGKTQFEQKLAVDSGYWPLYRYNPQLADAGENPFILESKAPDGTLQEFLSGENRYAMLERFYPEFSKEYRAKIETDFNKRYEALKHMAGGDCKK, from the coding sequence ATGTCCAAGAAGATCATGAAGACAATGGACGGCAACACCGCTGCTGCACATGTGGCCTACGCCATGAGTGAAACAGCCGCCATCTATCCCATTACACCGTCAACGCCCATGGGCGAGATTGCCGACGAATGGGCTGCTCAGGGACGAAAAAACATTTTCGGCCAAAAAGTACAGATTCGCCAGATGCAGTCAGAAGCTGGTGCGGCAGGTGCTGTTCACGGTTCTCTGGCCGGAGGCGCGCTGACCACCACCTTTACGGCCTCTCAGGGGCTGTTGCTCATGATCCCGAACATGTACAAGATTTCCGGCGAGCTGCTGCCCGGCGTCTTCCATGTCTCCGCGCGTGCCATCGCAGCCCATGCCCTGTCCATCTTCGGGGATCATCAGGATGTCATGGCCACCCGTCAAACCGGATTCTCCATGCTCTTTTCCAATTCGGTCCAGGAGGTCATGGACCTTTCCCTGGTCGCCCACATCGCCGCCATGGAATCAAGCGTTCCGTTTATGTCGATCTTCGACGGCTTCCGCACCTCCCACGAAATTCAAAAGATCGCGGTCATCGACTACGAGGACATGAAACCGCTCCTCAACATGGACAAACTGGCCGCTTTCCGCGCCCGTGCCATGAACCCGGAACACCCGGACATCCGGGGCACTGCCCAGAATCCGGATATTTACTTCCAGGGTCGCGAAACAACCAATACTTACTATGAAGCCATCCCGGATATGGTCACCGAGGCCATGAAAAGGGTCGGCAAGATCACCGGCCGCCGCTACAAACTTTTCGACTACGTCGGACACCCGAAAGCTGATCGCATCATCATCGCCATGGGGTCGGGCTGTGAATGCATCGAGGAAACAGTCAACCACCTGAACGCCACGGGCAAGAAGGTCGGTTTGGTCAAGGTACGCCTGTTCCGCCCGTTTTCGATCAAGCACATGCTGGCCGCAATCCCCAAGACCGTCAAGAAAATCGCGGTGCTGGACCGGACCAAGGAACCCGGCGCCCTGGGCGACCCCCTGTACATGGACGTCTGCGCCGCCTATGCGGGCAAGCCTAACGCTCCCAAAATCGTAGGCGGTCGCTACGGACTCGGTTCCAAGGATTTCACCCCGGCACAGGCCAAGGCCGTGTTCGAATCCCTGACCAAGCCCAAACACGGCTTCACGGTCGGTATTCTGGACGACGTCACCAACACATCACTGTTTGATTGCGACTGTGTGGACACGGCCCCCGAAGGCACGGTTCAGTGCAAGTTCTGGGGACTCGGTTCCGACGGCACCGTCGGCGCCAACAAGCAGGCCATCAAGATCATCGGCGACAACACCAAGCTGTACGCCCAGGGATACTTTGCCTACGATTCCAAAAAATCCGGCGGCATCACCATCTCCCACCTGCGCTTCGGCAAGAAACCCATCCAGTCCACCTACCTGGTTCAGAACGCGGATTACGTTGCCTGCCACAATCCGAGCTACGTCAATCTCTACGACGTGCTGGAAGGTATCAAGGACGGCGGCACCTTTGTCCTCAACTGTCCCTGGACAGCCGAAGAAATGGATTCGAAACTGCCCGCAGCCATGCGCCGCACCATCGCCGCGAAAAACCTCAAGTTCTACGCGGTGGATGCAGTCAAGATCGCCGGTGAAGTCGGACTGGGCGGCCGCATCAACATGGTCATGCAAACAGCCTTCTTCAAACTGGCTGACGTCATTCCCTTCAAGCAGGCGGTCACCCTGCTCAAGGGAGGCATCAAAGCCGCTTACGGGAAAAAAGGCGACAAAATCGTCAACATGAACAACGCCGCCGTGGACAACGCCGTGGACGCCATCGTTGAAATCCCGGTCCCGGCCGCCTGGAAAAAGCTCAAGGACGACAAGGTCGCCGCCCGTCGCGAACCGGCCTACGTCAAGGACGTCATGCGCCCGGTCCTGGCTCAGAAAGGTGACTCCCTGCCAGTTTCCGCATTCTCCCACGACGGGACCATGCCTGCCGCCACCTCCAAATACGAAAAGCGCGGCGTGGCCATCCTGGTTCCCGAATGGATCAAGGAGAACTGCATCCAGTGCAACCAGTGCGCCTTTGTCTGTCCGCACTCCGCCCTGCGCTCGGTGCTGACCACTGACGCCGAGATGAAGAAGGCTCCGAAGTCTTACGAAACCCTCGACGCAGTCGGCAAGGACGTCAAAGGCATGCAGTTCCGCCTCCAGGTCAACACCCTGGACTGCCTGGGCTGCGGCAACTGCGCCGATGTATGCCCTGCCAAGGAAAAGGCTCTGGTCATGAAGCCCATCGCCACGCAAACTGCAGTGCAGACCAAGAACTTCGACTTCTCGGACACGATCTCCTACAAGGACGCCTTTGGCCGCGACACGGTCAAGGGTTCCCAGTTCCGCAAGTCTCTCATGGAATTCTCCGGCGCCTGTGCCGGTTGCGGCGAAACCCCATACGTCAAGGTCATCACCCAGCTCTTCGGCGAACGCATGATCATTGCCAACGCCACGGGTTGTTCCTCCATCTGGGGCGCGTCCGCGCCTACCTCGCCATACTGTGTCAATGAAGACGGCTTTGGTCCTGCCTGGGGCAACTCCCTGTTCGAAGACGCAGCGGAGTTCGGCTTCGGCATTGAAATGGCCACCGACCAGCGCCGCACACACCTGACCGAACTGGTCCTGGAAGCCGCCAAGACCGAAACCGGTGCGCTCAAGACCAAGCTGAACAAATGGGCCAAGGTCAAGAACGACCCGGAAGAGTCCAAACTTGCCGGTGATGCCCTGAAGAAAGCCCTCACGGGTACTCGCAAGAAACTGCTCAAGGAAATCCTGTCCATGGCCGACCTGTTCACCAAGCAATCCATCTGGGTGTTCGGCGGTGACGGTTGGGCCTACGACATCGGTTATGGTGGCCTGGACCACGTGCTTGCCTCCGGCAAGGACATCAATGTCCTGGTCATGGATACCGAAGTCTACTCGAACACCGGCGGCCAATCCTCCAAGGCCACACCGCTCGGCTCCATCGCCAAGTTCGCCGCCGCCGGAAAAACCACGGGCAAGAAGGATCTTGGCCGCATGGCCATGACCTACGGCTACGTATACGTGGCCTCCGTTGCCATGGGTTCCAACAAGCAACAGTTCCTCAAGGCAATCAAGGAAGCCGAGGCCTACCCCGGTCCGTCCCTGATCATTGCCTACGCCCCCTGTATCAACCAGGGCATCAAGAAAGGCATGGGCAAGACCCAGTTCGAGCAGAAACTGGCAGTGGATTCCGGCTACTGGCCGCTCTACCGCTACAATCCCCAACTTGCCGATGCAGGTGAAAACCCGTTCATCCTGGAATCCAAGGCTCCCGACGGAACCCTGCAGGAATTCCTGTCCGGCGAAAACCGGTACGCCATGCTGGAACGGTTCTACCCTGAATTCTCCAAGGAGTACCGTGCCAAGATCGAAACGGACTTCAACAAGAGATACGAAGCCCTCAAGCACATGGCCGGCGGCGACTGCAAAAAGTAA